One region of Burkholderia pyrrocinia genomic DNA includes:
- a CDS encoding UPF0182 family membrane protein encodes MRSQAMSVSRLRRYGIMAAVVVACLIVIGRITGILVDWLWFSSIGYAGVFWTILSARVLLFVAVLAVSAAAIGASGLLAHRFARPVDVWQVEEASSTRAEDVLRALAAEVASRVPWRAVIAAGAVFLGLAIAAGAMSSWDVALRFLHRVPFGARDPIFGNDIGFYLFALPVWIVLKNLLLQVVACCAIVAGSVYWLRGDIMLRPQKGLSSAAAVHGSALLALFFLLKAWSWWLERFLLLYDNNGVVVGAGYTDIHVMLPVLWLLVGLATASAVAMLVNLRRPGYRLPGAAVLLVFGTSFALGIVYPALFQRFYVKPSELQLETPYIQHNIALTRQAYGLAQIEVKPFAAGQGLNLASLQANRATVDNIRLWDVQPLMDTYAQLQEIRTYYKFFSVDIDRYRLDSGYRQVMLSARELEQSMLPENARTWVNLHLLFTHGNGVVMSPVTEKSTEGLPSLYLRDIPPAADGGPAIHEPRIYFGEGGQGYVIVKGSVPEFDYPKGDSNVYTSYSGRDGVAIGGAARRSLFAWQFGDPNILLTHYITNDSRILFHRNIRDRIRTIAPFLALDHDPYVVASNGRLFWMQDAYTTSRWFPYAPPGVGDGANYIRNAVKVVVDAYNGTVDFYVSDPSDPLVRTYARIFPGMFKPLDAMPPDLRQHIRYPEDLFLIQANLYRAYHMDAPEVFYNREDLWQFPRALGDIDGGDAANAQMAPYYTIMRLPGDAQAGFVLMLPMVPSQRENMIAWLAARCDPPGYGKLIVYAFPKDKLIYGPYQIEARIQQSTEISQQISLWNQMGSRVIRGHLVVVPIENSILYVSPLYLRAASGQLPELKRVIAAYGDRVVMEENLSAALAALFRETGPGPVAAPARGAADARAREALAHYDRAIERMKAGDWAGFGAELDALRPLLEALGTVRADNKK; translated from the coding sequence ATGCGCTCGCAAGCAATGTCCGTCTCGCGCCTGAGGCGCTATGGGATCATGGCTGCGGTCGTCGTCGCGTGCCTGATCGTCATCGGGCGCATCACCGGTATCCTGGTCGACTGGCTTTGGTTCTCGTCGATCGGCTATGCCGGCGTCTTCTGGACGATCCTGTCCGCGAGGGTGCTGCTGTTCGTCGCGGTGCTCGCCGTGTCGGCGGCCGCGATCGGCGCGTCGGGGTTGCTCGCGCATCGTTTTGCAAGGCCCGTCGATGTCTGGCAGGTAGAGGAAGCTTCGTCGACGCGTGCGGAGGATGTCCTTCGGGCGCTTGCAGCCGAGGTCGCATCGCGCGTTCCATGGCGCGCGGTCATCGCCGCGGGTGCCGTCTTCCTCGGGCTTGCGATCGCCGCCGGTGCGATGTCGAGCTGGGATGTCGCGCTGCGCTTTCTGCATCGGGTGCCGTTCGGCGCGCGCGATCCGATCTTCGGCAACGACATCGGTTTCTATCTGTTCGCGCTGCCCGTCTGGATCGTACTGAAGAACCTGCTGCTGCAAGTGGTCGCCTGCTGCGCGATCGTCGCAGGCAGCGTCTACTGGCTGCGCGGCGACATCATGCTGCGCCCGCAGAAGGGGCTTTCGTCGGCTGCCGCCGTTCACGGCTCGGCGCTGCTGGCGCTGTTCTTCCTGCTGAAAGCCTGGTCCTGGTGGCTCGAACGCTTTCTGCTGCTCTACGACAACAACGGTGTCGTGGTCGGCGCCGGTTATACCGATATCCACGTGATGCTGCCGGTGCTGTGGCTGCTCGTCGGCCTCGCCACTGCGTCGGCCGTTGCGATGCTGGTCAACCTGCGCCGGCCCGGCTATCGGCTGCCGGGCGCTGCGGTGCTGCTGGTGTTCGGCACGTCGTTTGCGCTCGGCATCGTCTATCCCGCGCTGTTCCAGCGCTTCTACGTCAAGCCGAGCGAGCTGCAGCTCGAGACGCCCTATATCCAGCACAACATCGCGTTGACGAGGCAGGCTTACGGTCTCGCGCAGATCGAGGTCAAGCCGTTTGCGGCCGGGCAGGGCCTGAATCTCGCGTCGCTGCAGGCCAATCGCGCGACCGTCGACAACATCCGGCTGTGGGATGTGCAGCCGCTGATGGATACCTATGCGCAGTTGCAGGAGATCAGGACTTACTACAAGTTCTTCTCCGTGGATATCGATCGCTACCGGCTCGACTCCGGCTACCGGCAGGTCATGCTGTCGGCGCGCGAGCTGGAGCAGTCGATGCTGCCGGAGAACGCCCGAACCTGGGTGAACCTGCATCTGCTGTTTACCCACGGCAACGGCGTCGTGATGTCGCCGGTCACCGAGAAATCCACGGAAGGCCTGCCGTCGCTGTATCTGCGCGACATTCCGCCTGCCGCGGACGGCGGGCCGGCGATCCACGAACCGCGCATCTACTTCGGCGAAGGCGGGCAGGGCTATGTGATCGTGAAGGGCAGCGTGCCCGAATTCGACTACCCGAAGGGCGACAGCAACGTCTACACGTCCTACAGCGGGCGCGACGGTGTCGCGATCGGCGGCGCGGCGCGGCGCAGCCTCTTCGCATGGCAGTTCGGCGATCCCAACATCCTGCTGACGCACTACATCACGAACGACAGCAGGATCCTGTTTCACCGCAACATCCGGGACCGGATCCGCACGATTGCGCCGTTTCTCGCGCTCGACCACGACCCGTATGTCGTGGCAAGCAACGGACGCCTGTTCTGGATGCAGGACGCCTATACGACCAGCCGCTGGTTTCCGTATGCGCCGCCCGGCGTCGGCGACGGCGCCAACTACATTCGCAACGCGGTGAAAGTGGTGGTCGACGCGTACAACGGCACGGTCGACTTCTACGTCAGCGATCCTTCCGATCCGCTGGTGCGGACTTACGCGCGCATCTTCCCCGGCATGTTCAAGCCGCTCGACGCGATGCCGCCGGATCTTCGGCAGCATATCCGCTACCCCGAGGATCTGTTCCTGATCCAGGCGAACCTCTACCGTGCTTATCACATGGATGCGCCGGAAGTGTTCTATAACCGCGAGGACCTCTGGCAGTTTCCTCGCGCGCTGGGCGATATCGACGGGGGCGACGCAGCGAACGCGCAGATGGCGCCGTACTACACGATCATGAGGCTGCCCGGCGACGCGCAGGCCGGCTTCGTGCTGATGCTGCCGATGGTGCCGAGCCAGCGCGAGAACATGATCGCGTGGCTGGCCGCGCGTTGCGATCCGCCCGGGTACGGCAAGCTGATCGTCTACGCGTTCCCCAAGGACAAGCTGATCTACGGGCCGTACCAGATCGAGGCGCGCATCCAGCAGAGCACGGAAATCTCGCAGCAGATCTCGCTGTGGAACCAGATGGGCTCACGCGTGATCCGCGGCCATCTGGTGGTCGTGCCGATCGAGAATTCGATTCTGTACGTGTCGCCGCTTTATCTGCGCGCGGCGTCGGGCCAATTGCCCGAGCTGAAGCGGGTGATTGCGGCCTACGGCGATCGCGTCGTGATGGAGGAAAACCTGAGCGCAGCGCTCGCGGCGCTCTTCAGGGAGACGGGGCCGGGGCCGGTGGCGGCACCGGCCCGCGGCGCGGCGGATGCGCGCGCCCGCGAAGCGCTGGCCCATTACGACCGCGCGATCGAGCGGATGAAGGCGGGGGACTGGGCCGGCTTCGGCGCCGAACTCGATGCGCTCCGGCCGTTGCTCGAAGCGCTGGGCACCGTTCGCGCGGACAACAAAAAGTGA
- a CDS encoding MFS transporter, producing MAAMQSAATPLSDEEARRQLRRAVIASTIGTTIEWYDFFLYSTVTGLVFAKLYFPQSHPLVGTLQAFLIYAVGFVARPVGAAIFGHYGDRIGRKATLIVTLLLMGLATFAVAFVPTYATIGIWGAVLLTVLRFIQGVGVGGEWGGSVLMSMEWARTNAHRGFVASWPQFGVPAGLFLANLAVLAMSWLSGSSFLAWGWRVPFFLSILLVAIGLYIRLNILETPIFAKLLAERRIEKTPMLEVLRKQPRDIVLSAFARMAEQAPFYIFTAFVFTYGITALGVTRELLLTAVLVASVVEFVTIPLFGHVSDLIGRRRMYMIGAAAVGVFGFLYFAMVDSRNPVWIFAAIVLSLVPHSMMYGPQAALIAESFTGRLRYSGASMGYQLASVIAGGPAPLIATALFAYYHSGYAIAVYVLVCAVLSLVAASKLGDYTNKDISREYDEARDLGDHGHAPPVT from the coding sequence ATGGCTGCCATGCAATCCGCGGCCACGCCCCTCTCCGACGAGGAAGCCCGGCGCCAGCTGCGCCGCGCCGTCATCGCCAGCACGATCGGCACCACGATCGAATGGTATGACTTTTTCCTCTACAGCACGGTCACCGGCCTGGTCTTCGCAAAGCTGTATTTCCCGCAATCCCACCCTCTCGTCGGCACGCTGCAGGCGTTCCTGATCTATGCGGTCGGCTTTGTCGCGCGGCCGGTCGGCGCGGCGATCTTCGGCCATTACGGCGATCGCATCGGACGCAAGGCCACCCTGATCGTGACCCTGTTGCTGATGGGGCTCGCCACGTTCGCCGTGGCCTTCGTCCCGACCTACGCGACGATCGGCATCTGGGGCGCCGTTCTCCTCACGGTGCTGCGCTTCATCCAGGGCGTCGGCGTCGGCGGCGAATGGGGCGGCTCGGTCCTGATGTCGATGGAATGGGCGCGCACCAATGCGCATCGCGGCTTCGTCGCGTCGTGGCCGCAGTTCGGCGTGCCGGCGGGATTGTTCCTCGCCAACCTCGCCGTGCTGGCCATGAGCTGGCTTTCCGGCAGCAGTTTCCTCGCGTGGGGCTGGCGCGTGCCGTTTTTCCTCAGCATCCTGCTGGTCGCGATCGGGCTCTATATCCGCCTGAATATTCTCGAGACGCCGATCTTCGCGAAACTGCTGGCCGAGCGCCGGATCGAGAAGACGCCGATGCTCGAAGTGCTGCGCAAGCAGCCGAGGGATATCGTGCTGTCGGCGTTCGCGCGGATGGCCGAACAGGCGCCGTTCTATATCTTTACGGCGTTCGTGTTCACTTACGGGATCACGGCGCTCGGCGTCACGCGCGAACTGCTGCTGACGGCGGTGCTGGTTGCATCCGTGGTCGAATTCGTCACCATCCCGCTGTTCGGGCACGTGTCGGATCTGATCGGGCGGCGGCGGATGTACATGATCGGCGCGGCTGCCGTCGGTGTATTCGGATTCCTCTACTTCGCGATGGTCGACAGCCGGAATCCGGTATGGATCTTCGCGGCCATCGTGCTGTCGCTGGTCCCGCATTCGATGATGTACGGGCCGCAGGCTGCGTTGATTGCCGAGTCGTTTACCGGGCGGTTGCGATACAGCGGTGCGTCGATGGGGTATCAGCTCGCTTCGGTCATCGCAGGCGGCCCGGCACCGCTGATCGCGACGGCGCTGTTTGCCTACTACCATTCGGGGTATGCGATCGCGGTGTACGTGCTGGTGTGTGCAGTGCTGAGCCTGGTCGCCGCGTCGAAGCTCGGGGATTACACGAACAAGGATATTTCGCGGGAATACGACGAAGCGCGGGATCTGGGGGATCACGGACACGCGCCGCCGGTAACTTGA
- a CDS encoding toxin, producing the protein MRFVVVGTSGSGKSTFSSALAAAAGCPYIELDQLYWGPDWTAVPPEQFENAVLAATAGDRWVADGNYSAVRDVLWSRATHVVWLNFGRWTVFSRVLWRTLSRGLMRTELFHGNRESLRMAFCSKDSVLLWSYTTFARNRVKFAALRDDPKYAHLQWTEITEPSHTRAFIERHARAGS; encoded by the coding sequence ATGCGCTTCGTCGTCGTCGGAACAAGCGGGTCGGGGAAATCCACCTTCTCCAGTGCGCTGGCGGCCGCTGCGGGTTGCCCATACATCGAACTGGATCAACTCTATTGGGGCCCCGACTGGACAGCCGTACCGCCCGAACAGTTCGAGAATGCCGTGCTTGCCGCGACGGCAGGCGACCGGTGGGTCGCCGACGGGAACTACAGCGCCGTACGCGACGTGCTCTGGTCGAGAGCCACGCACGTCGTCTGGCTCAACTTCGGGCGATGGACTGTGTTCTCCCGGGTGCTCTGGCGCACGCTAAGCCGCGGGCTCATGCGCACCGAGCTTTTTCACGGCAACCGGGAGTCGCTGCGGATGGCGTTCTGCTCCAAAGACTCGGTACTGCTGTGGTCATACACCACCTTCGCCAGGAACCGCGTCAAATTCGCCGCCCTGCGCGACGATCCGAAATACGCGCATCTGCAATGGACGGAGATCACCGAGCCATCGCATACCCGCGCGTTCATCGAAAGGCACGCCCGCGCCGGCAGTTGA
- a CDS encoding type II toxin-antitoxin system HicB family antitoxin, which produces MKYPIYITRHGNPRYRGALADFPEVDVEGDSYGELQAAAAQRVVARYDRSARLIPPPTTDMSVLQASEVDAGDGIWRFFDIDLTGVTSSSVRIELCLPKRIVHDIDRTAGALHTTRDAFVSMACEHAVDRSAQHGGLRGEPVAISLSEAV; this is translated from the coding sequence ATGAAATATCCGATCTATATCACGCGGCACGGGAATCCCCGCTATCGCGGCGCGCTTGCGGATTTTCCCGAGGTCGACGTGGAGGGCGACTCGTATGGCGAGTTGCAGGCGGCCGCCGCGCAGCGGGTCGTGGCCCGTTATGACCGGTCCGCGCGTCTCATTCCGCCGCCGACCACGGACATGTCGGTATTGCAGGCGTCGGAGGTCGATGCCGGCGACGGGATCTGGCGGTTCTTCGACATCGACCTGACCGGGGTGACGTCGAGTTCCGTGCGGATCGAGCTGTGCCTGCCGAAGCGCATCGTGCACGACATCGATCGGACGGCGGGCGCGCTGCACACGACCCGCGATGCGTTCGTGTCGATGGCGTGCGAGCACGCCGTCGACCGATCCGCGCAGCACGGCGGCTTGCGTGGCGAACCTGTCGCGATATCGCTGTCGGAAGCGGTTTGA